tgtgtgtagatctctagatgagttggatggtgttgtgtgtgtgtgtgtgtgtatggatctctagatgagttggatggtggtgtgtgtgtagatctctagatgagCTGGATGGTGTTTAGTCTCTGGCCcctggtgtgggggggtgatggtggtgggggtggcatCATGTAGCGGACTCTCTTCCAGATGCGTGAGGTGGGGGAGTTTGCTCCTCGCGCTCCCAACTCCCACCTGATGGGGGCGCTCTTcctcagcagcagctgcaggccaggggggggctgtgtgtgtgagagactttctgactgtgtgtgcgtttgccagtgtgtgtgtgtgtccaggtgtgtgagattctgtgaatgtgtgtgtgtgtccaggtgtgtgtgtgtgagtttctgtaattgtgtgtgtgtgtccaggtgtgtgagattatctgattgtgtgtgtgtgcgcagttgagtgtgtgtgagattttgtgactgtgtgtgtgtgtgcccatcccCCACCTGCACCACGATGACACTGATGGTTTCCTGTACCAGAGCACTGTGAACCCCCATCTGCCAATCAAATTCCTCCAGGGGTGGGGCCACCCCCTTACCCCCACACGACCCCACTGCTGTCATGACAACCAGCAGTCGCCGGCTGAGGCGCATGCACCGTTCCACCTGCTCTGCCTGGTCTGGTGATGTCACAGAGAGGggcggagacagagaaagacaagccAACCAATCATACATTAGGAAGAGGTCAAATGCAGCCGCTTTAAAGTTTGCCTTGTTAAGCCCAGTGTACAGGTCAGGCACCAAAACATTTCTGTGGTAAATCTAGGCCTTTTGTGTAGCTTTTGCCTGCCTTGAACGAGCCCGCCAGCATTACTTAGCCACCTAGCTCCATCAAGACAGGCAAAAGATACAACAACAGAGCAGGCAATTCAGTCAGCGTTTatcaaactgaaatatcaccgCCTCGTTACCTACAGAGATGCTAAACACTTTGTTAGCTTGATAGCCGTAGCTGTTGGAAGAATGCACATTGTACTTCTCATCATCTAACACATGACATGGTCTGtacccctcaccccccttccAGACAAATTTATTTGGTTTATGTCATTCTTGCCAAGTGACTTTTATCACCTGATGTTAGACATATATATTAGATATTAGACTGGGATAGGGATTAGACTAGATCATGTTGGACTAAAGTTAAAGctgactagacacacacacacacacacacacaaacgcatgatcacacacacacacacacacacacacacacatgacgcgcacacacacacacacacacacacacacacacacacacacacacacacagacacgctcaccTTCCCCAGGTAGGTCGTCTCTGCCGTGGATGAAGAGTTTGTATCCACACTGATCTTCCAGAACCGCAGGCAGAGTGAAGCTGAGAAACACTGAGAGagcgttctcacacacacactctcgcggATACACCACATAAGCGTCATACACCTTAccgtctgaaacacacacacacacacacacacacacacgttagagcgtcctcacacacacactcccgtggATACACCACATAAGCGTCATACACCTTaccatctgaaacacacacacacacacacacatcagagcgtcctcacacacacactcccgcggATACACCACATAAGCGTCATACACCTTACCAtctgaaactcacacacacacacacacgttagagcgtcctcacacacactctcccgtgGATACACCACATAAGCGTCATATACCTTaccatctgaaacacacacacacacgttagagcatcctcacacacacactcccgcggATACACCACATAAGCGTCATACACCTTAccgtctgaaacacacacacacacacacacactttaaagcctcctcacacacacactcccgtggATACACCACATAAGCGTCGTACACCTTAccgtctgaaacacacacacacacacacacacacacacacacacacacacacacacacacacacacgttagagcatcctcacacacacactcccgcggATACACCACATAAGCGTCTTACACCTTACCAtctgaaactcacacacacacacgaacacacacacacaccttagagcgacctcacacacacactctctcatctcatctctcacacatcaCTGCTTACTAGGCGTACTTATTGTCGCATGAGTCCGTTTAACAAATTCAATGATTACACATTATTGATCCACTGATGAGGTGAAACATGACAAACTATTGATTAGACAGATTTAGCACAGCTCCATTATGTTAATAGACACATTTAATAGACTTTTGTCATGATAATTCATGACGTGATCTCAAAGGCTCTAGGTGagttggcgtggaatgaccccttaccatctcaaacacacacacacacacacaaagagtttTACCTTCAATCCTTCGAGCACGTCGGAAGAGAAGAGCCACATCGATAGCAAACCACTtcactgccatggcaaccaagaggaggaacagcagcacacacacacacaccaggaccacAGACGGGAGGGACTCTGATAGACAgacatatgagagtgtgtgtgggtgtgtgtgtgagcatataaaacatgaacatacacacacacacacacacacacacacacacataaacacacacacacacagtcttacccTCTACTTTAAGTGTGATGATGACAGAGTTCCATTCCACCAGGTTGTCGGCCAAACATCTGAAGTGTGTCTGAAGGTCCTGATGAGACACTCTACTGATGATCAGCACAGCCTGATACACTCGCTCACTGCCCTTgtcctccctacacacacacacacacacacacacacacacacacacactcactctactgATGATCAGCACAGCCTGATACACTCGCTCACTGCCCTTgtcctccctacacacacacacacacacacacactcactctactgATGATCAGCACAGCCTGATACACTCGCTCACTCCCCTTgtcctccctacacacacacacacacacacacacacacacacacacacacacacacacacactctactgagGATCAGCACAGCCTGATAGAATCGCTCACTGCCCTTgtcctccctacacacacacacacacacacacacacacacacacacacacacacgcacacacactctactgatgATCAGCACAGCCTGATACACTCGCTCACTGCCCTCgtcctccctacacacacacacacacacacacacacacacacacacacacacacacacacacacacacacacacactctactgatgATAAGCACAGCCTGATACACTCGCTCACTGCCCTTgtcctccctacacacacacacacacacactctactgatgATCAGCACAGCCTGATACACTCGCTCACTGGCCTTgtcgtgcccacacacacacgcacgcgcacacacacacacacactcactcactctactgATGATCAGCACAGCCTGATAGAATCGCTCACTGCCCTTgtcctgcctacacacacacagacacagacacagtcacagacacagacacagacacaggcacaggcacaggcacacagacacacagacacacagacacacagacacacacacacacatagacacacacacacacacacacacacacacacacacacacacacacacacacacacacacatacacacccttacCAGGAGAAGTGTTGTGCATAGCcggtgaggctgtgtgtgcctgctgacacacacacacacacacacacatacacacccttacCAGGAGAAGTGTTGTGCATAGCcggtgaggctgtgtgtgcctgctgacacacacacacacacacacacacacagacacacacacacacacacacacatagacacacacacacacacacacacacacacacatacacacccttacCAGGAGAAGTGTTGTGCATAGCCggtgaggctgtgtgttcctgctgacacacacacacacacacacacacacacacacacacacacacccttaccagGAGAAGTGTTGTGCATAGCcggtgaggctgtgtgtgccaCTTGTGTCCCAGCTGACATTGCAGTGGTGTGTGACAGAGATCCCACATGAGGCCAAACACACCAGCTGCACAGGAgaccctggggggggggggggcatttacaCTATGTGccttcaatatgtgtgtgtgtgtgtgtgtgtaggggggggggggtcatgtgtgtgtgtgtgtgtgtttgtgtgtgtgtgtgtgtgtacctttgttagtctttgtttgtctgttggcAAGTAGTTTGTTTGCTTAAGGTACATGCCCTCCCTttaggcctgtgtgtggggagtgtgtgtgtgtgtgtgcgttggtgtgtgtgtgtgtgtgtatgtatgtgtcattatttgtgtgtgtttgtctgtgggtgTTCATGTCATTTGTCATTGTCGCAGTTTGGCTTATAAGGTTATAAGTGCTTGAGTTCCTTTGATTACTGACAAATTCATGAGCGGTATCTGATCGAgaactattgtgtgtgtgtgtgtgtgtgtgtgtgtgtgtgtgtgtgtctgtgtgtgtgtgtctgtgtgtgtgtgtctgtgtgctttagTGGCGTGGAGTGTTTGCCTATTCAGGGTGTGGAAGACAGGGTGTCAGAAACATTGAACACgtcatagtctctctctctctcacacaaacacacacacacatacacacacagaaatgtctaccctttctgtccaaacagtgtgagtgtgtgtgtgtgtcagagagcagTAATGTGATAGAGATctgcacaaaatgtgtgtgttggggggatgggggggggtttgtCGCTGAGGCTGCAGACTCAATGGGAGGATTTGCCTGGCAGATCAGCTGCGTAGATAGCCCTCCCTGTCTGACtagcgcatgcacacacacacacacacacacacacgcacatacacacacacacacacgcacactatataaatgtatgtacataaatacatatgaaTGGAAGAGATTAAGCTTCCTTTATTTCTAGGAATACTGGATTACTGAATTACTGGTCTTTTCACTGCCTCTGCACAGctgaagtatgtatgtgtgtgtgtgtgtgtgtgtgtgtgtgtgtgtgtgtgtgtgtgtgtgtgtgtgtcatgtgtgtgtgtgtgtgtgtgtgtgtgtctagtcagCTTCAACTTAAGTCCAACAAATGATCCCTGAAGTCTAATCCCTATCCCAGTCTAATATCTGATATATATGTGTAACATCAggtgataaataaatatatatatatatcagatacagacacagacacagacacagacacagacacagacacacacacacacaggataagtGTTTTGCATAGCcggtgaggctgtgtgtgcctgctgacacacacaaacacacacacacacacacacacacacatagacacacacacacacacacacacacacatacacacccttacCAGGAGAAGTGTTGTGCATAGCcggtgaggctgtgtgtgcctgctgacacacacacacacacacatacacacccttacCAGGAGAAGTGTTGTGCATAGCcggtgaggctgtgtgtgcctgctgacacacacacacacacacacacacacacccttaccagGAGAAGTGTTGTGCATAGccggtgaggttgtgtgtgccACTTGTGTCCCAGCTGACATTGCAGTGGTGTGTGACAGAGATCCCACATGAGGCCAAACACACCAGCTGCACAGGAgaccctggggggggggggggggcatttacaCTATGTgccttcaatgtgtgtgtgtgtgtgtgtgtgtgtgtgtgtggggggggggggttcatgtgtgtgtgtgtgtgtgtttgtgtgtgtgtgtgtgtatgagtgtatatgtatgtgtgtgtgtgtgtatctataaagtgtgtatgtgtgtgtgtgtgtgtgtgagtgtatatacaatgtgtgtgtgtgtgtgtgtgtgtgtgtatgtataatgtgtgtgtgtgtgtgtctcagtgtttgtgtatatgtataatatgtgtgtgtgtgtgtgtgtgtgtatgtataatgtgtgtgtgtgtgtgtctcagtgtttgtgtatatgtataatgtgggtgtgggtgtgtttataatgtgaatatgtgtgtgtgtctgtgtgtgtctcagtttgTATGGGTGTatctataatgtgtgtgtgggtgggtgtgtgtttataatgtgaacatgtgtgtgtgtatgtgggggtttatgtgtgtgtgtgtgtgggtatgtgtgtgtgtgtgtgtgtgtgtgtgtgtgtgtgtgtgtgtgtgtgggtgggttggtgggtgtgtatgtatgtgtgttgatgtgtgtgtgtgtgtgtgtgtgtatgtgtgttgatgtgcgtgtgagtgtatatgtatgtatgttgacgtgtatgtgtgtgtgtgtgtttgtgtgtgtgtgtgtatgtgtgtgtttatagtgtgggtgggtgggtgtttgtgtatgtgtgtgtgttgatgtgcgtgtttgttgatgtgtttgtgttttgatgtgtgtgtgtgtgtgagtgtgtgtgtgtgtgtgtgagtgtgtgtgttgatgtgtatgtgtgtgtcgatgtgtgtgagtgtgtagttgtagttgttgatgtgtgtgtgtgagtgtgtgtgtgtgtgtgtgtgtgtgttgatgtgtgtgtgtgtgtgtgtttcctacccAGTTGGCAGGTGACTGTGGATCCGTTGAGGGGAAATCTGATGGCAGGTGGAAGACGGGCAGAGGGCTCTAGGACAATatttacaaacaacaacaaatacaacaacaacaacaacaaccacaccataacaaatacaacaacaacagcaaacacaccaccacaacaacaacaacaacaacaacaacaaacaatacaacaacaataatacaaatcaGACACAAGATGAAAACACAAAACCGGTTaatcaacacaaccacacacctctcccccatctctgtgtgtgtgtgtgtgtgtgtgtgtgcgtgtgtgtgtgtgtgtgaaccacacacacacacacacacacacacacacacacatcaacacacacacatacacatcaacacacacacacacacatcaacacacacatcaacacacacacacacacacacacacacacacacacgcacacacacgcacacacacacacacacctcaacacacacacactcacacacacacacacatcaacacacacacacacacacacacacgtacacacacacacacacatcaacacacacacactcatcaacacacacacactcacacatacacatcaacacacactcacacacacacatcaccacacacacactcacacacacactcacacacatcaacacacacatacacaaaaacacacacacatcaacacacacacacacacacacacacacacacacacacatattgaaggCACATagtgtaaatgcacacacacacacatattgaaggCACATAGTGTAAATGGCGGCTGAAATGTTCCTGAAGTCTGAACAATGGCTACATGGTCCAGCATTTCTGAAACAGCCAGAGGAAACCTGGCCAAAATACCCAGATAatttccatctctcttgctGAAGATGACCCGGAGGTCAAAAAGACTGTTGCAGGCTTTGGCACAGCTGCAACAGAAACACAAGATCCGGTCATTGAATTCATACAGCACTTCTCTTCATGGGATCGCCTCAAAAGAGCAACATCAAGGCTTCTGCAATTCAAGGACCTGTTCATGCATTTGAGTAGGAAGAAAAGGCTGCAGCACTCACTCACCAACAGTCTGAGGTATCTGGAAAACACCCAAAGGTACAGACCCATGAACAACTGTCTATTGAAGATCTTGCACGTGCTGAAGAGACTCTCTTGCGCTGTGTTCAACAACTACACTTACGGGAGGAGATCTCAGCACTGGAAGCAGGAAACATTTTTGTTAAAACTAGCAGCAAACTTTTCAAACTCGACCCTTACCTCCGTGATGGAGTACTGAGAGTAGGCGGAAGACTGAGTAGGAAGAATTCAAGCATCCGGCCATTCTACCCAAAGACAGCCATCTGACCAGACTGCTCCTCCGTCACATCCACATTTCATGGCGGCAGAAACCAGATGCTTTCAAAACTTCGGCAGAAATACTGGGTCATAAAAGCCAATTCTGCCACCAGAAAAATCATAAAAAACTGCATATTCTGCAGACGTTGGCACACTCCCCCTAGTGTGCAGAAGATGTCCGACTTGCCTCTCAGCCGCATACTGCCGGATCACCCTCCCTTCACCTACGTGGGCGTTGATTACTTTGGCCCAATAGAAGCAAAGAGGGGCCGGAGTGTGGTGAAAAGGTACGGCGTCTTATTCACTTGCCTTGTCAGCAGAGCCGTCCATCTAGAGCTGTCTCATTCTTTAGACACTGACTCTTGTATCTGTGCTCTCCGAAGATTCATGTGCAGAAGGGGTCAGGTCAAAGAAATGTTCTCTGACAATGGCACAAACTTTGTAGGAACAGAACGTAGGTTGAGAGAATCACTTGCTCTTTTGAATCCTAACACGATCCAGCAACGCCTGTTGGCAAGAGGAATAAAGTGGAGTTTCAATCCGCCTTTTGGCTCACACCATGGAGGCTCATGGGAGAGACTCATACGTACCATCAACAAGGTCCTCTACTCTGTCGTCAGACAGCAGATGTTGGATGATCAGAGCCTGCATACTGTTCTGTATGAAGTAGAAACCATCCTGAACGATAGACCTCTCACTGCAGTTTATGATTGTGCACGTGATCCAGATGCCCTTCACACCCAATCATCTGCTCCTGCTGAAAGGAAAACCCCTGCTGCCTCCCAGAGTGCCTCAGAAGGGTGACTGCTATTCCAGATGAAGATGGAGACAGGTGCAGTACATCGCTGACCTGTTCGGGAAACGCTTTGCCAAAGAGTACCTCCCTCTCATGCAGGAAAGGCAAAAGCGGAATGTAGTGTGTCATGACCGGCTCACAGTCATGGCAAATAACAGAGATTCACAGAGAGCTGAACTCCAAAACGATATTATTTTATTAGTAACTACGGTCATATGACCAGGCAAGACTACCGTGAGGTGGGGGACAGTCAGTGGATCAGTAGGGatggcatgtatgtatgcatgctagggcagtaggtggaatgttgtgtgtgtgtgtgtgtgtgtgtgtgtgtgtgtgtgtgtgtgtgtgtgtgtgtatgtatgcatgctagggcagtagGTAGAATGTTGTATCTTAACGTAGCGATGAGCATTGCGCAAGCAGCGGGTCcttaatctctctctgaatatCCGTTAGGATCTCCGTGGCAATCTCCCGATGAATCAGTGTGACTGGCTCTTATAGTACTgggtcccaggtgttcccaataactGACGAGCCAACACACCTGCGGGTCatctgtaacacaaacacagagacagacaaccaGCCCGCCCAGCAACCcaaaagaggcggggtcgtcacaagTGCGAAAGAATCCCAAGCCAGATGACCTTGTCCTGATTGTGGATGAAACATCACCACGCAATTCATGGCCTGtggggagagtgacagagacaatCCCGGACAGCAGAGGACATGTCAGACGAGTGAAGGTCAGAACAAAGAGCAACATCCTGGAGAGGCCCATCACTAAACTATGCCTTCTCCTGGAGGCCTGAGTTGATTTGACTCTGACTGACCGTTACGTTGACCTTGTGTTACGGCCGGCTCATGACCGCAACATAACAACGGAGGCAGACAACAACAGTTTTCTTACAAAAAGCACGCGTGTTTATTCAGTCCACTACAATCTCACACAAAGGCAGCGTGTCTAGGGGTTTTAGACGTCGATATCCTGAGCCAGAGAGTCAGGTGTCCATTGATCCTTTTATTCCCTACACCTCGTCAGGTGTGGGTAATCAGGCATCAGTCGTCCCAAACGTCCTACAGGCCATGTATGGCCATTGCATCGTCAGTAGAGGCGCAGTGGGTCGTAACACCCTGACATTTAATTCATCTTTTCTTTGCACTTTAGAAGAAAAGAACATACTTTTAATTTTTGGG
The DNA window shown above is from Clupea harengus unplaced genomic scaffold, Ch_v2.0.2, whole genome shotgun sequence and carries:
- the LOC122128985 gene encoding interleukin-1 receptor type 1-like, whose product is MHNTSPGTHSLTGYAQHFSWEDKGSERVYQAVLIISRVSHQDLQTHFRCLADNLVEWNSVIITLKVEESLPSVVLVCVCVLLFLLLVAMAVKWFAIDVALLFRRARRIEGKTLCVCVCCVCVCVSDGKVYDAYVVYPRECVCENALSVFLSFTLPAVLEDQCGYKLFIHGRDDLPGEDQAEQVERCMRLSRRLLVVMTAVGSCGGKGVAPPLEEFDWQMGVHSALVQETISVIVVQVGDGHTHTQSQNLTHTQLRTHTQSDTHTQSESLSHTQPPPGLQLLLRKSAPIRWELGARGANSPTSRIWKRVRYMMPPPPPSPPHTRGQRLNTIQLI